The following are from one region of the Cystobacter fuscus DSM 2262 genome:
- a CDS encoding glycosyltransferase — MKIVHVVYNMEMGGAEMLVAQLCRMQRGNGHQVEVCAYDKLGALGKVLREEGFTVHVMGEAPVPKTMLRYLKLFRRLRPDVVHCHNPAPTLQAAMGARLAGVRCVLATRHSLVSPPYDRAGEVKFSAWSWLWLDWVAGICEVTCENLRSAPLARREKVVRVYNGTSAIERIPVERVEDEFRLLFVGRLAKIKDLGTLIRAAALAAQRVPRLRLDVVGDGPVRGELEALARELGATERIRFHGQQLETARFFSGADVFAMSSVSEGLPMSLLQAMSLGLPAVLTDVGGMREVMDLSKSGLLAPVGDSAAMAEAIVRLANDASLRAEFSRRAVATYQAEFTLERMDAEYMRLYRTAGSRA, encoded by the coding sequence ATGAAGATTGTGCACGTGGTCTACAACATGGAGATGGGCGGCGCGGAGATGCTGGTGGCGCAGCTGTGCCGGATGCAGCGCGGCAACGGGCACCAGGTCGAGGTGTGCGCGTACGACAAGCTGGGCGCGCTGGGGAAGGTGCTGCGTGAGGAGGGCTTCACGGTCCATGTGATGGGCGAAGCGCCCGTCCCGAAGACGATGCTGCGCTACTTGAAGCTGTTCCGCCGGCTGCGGCCCGATGTGGTGCATTGCCACAATCCCGCGCCGACGCTGCAGGCGGCGATGGGCGCGCGGCTCGCCGGGGTGCGATGTGTGCTGGCGACGCGTCACAGCCTGGTGTCTCCGCCGTATGACCGCGCGGGCGAGGTCAAGTTCAGCGCGTGGTCCTGGTTGTGGTTGGACTGGGTGGCCGGCATCTGCGAGGTGACGTGCGAGAATCTGCGCTCCGCTCCATTGGCGCGGCGCGAGAAGGTTGTCCGTGTTTACAACGGTACGTCCGCGATCGAGCGGATTCCAGTGGAACGCGTGGAGGACGAGTTCCGTCTGTTGTTTGTGGGACGTCTGGCGAAGATCAAGGATTTGGGAACGCTGATCCGCGCGGCGGCCCTGGCGGCGCAGCGGGTTCCGCGGCTGCGGCTCGACGTGGTGGGCGACGGTCCGGTGCGCGGCGAGCTCGAGGCGCTGGCGCGAGAACTCGGGGCGACGGAGCGGATCCGCTTCCACGGACAGCAGTTGGAGACCGCGCGATTCTTCAGTGGGGCGGATGTGTTTGCGATGTCGTCGGTGTCGGAGGGCCTGCCCATGTCGCTGTTGCAGGCGATGAGCCTGGGCCTGCCCGCCGTGCTGACGGATGTGGGCGGGATGCGCGAGGTGATGGACCTCTCCAAGAGTGGGCTGCTGGCCCCGGTGGGCGACTCCGCCGCGATGGCCGAGGCCATCGTGCGGCTGGCGAACGATGCGTCGCTGCGCGCGGAGTTCAGCCGGCGCGCGGTGGCGACGTACCAGGCCGAGTTCACGCTGGAGCGGATGGACGCTGAATATATGCGGCTGTACCGGACAGCCGGGAGCCGCGCCTGA